A genomic region of Mycolicibacterium poriferae contains the following coding sequences:
- a CDS encoding DUF3093 domain-containing protein, translating to MSAPAPSEVLFYEQGASWLWVLAGPLAGFAMAMIQLSAGYGIQWVVPGIFFVLVTVFLAIQVKAARIHTSVELTVDELRQGTEITRTDEIVRIYPEATGAETPKWQYARALGELTGVPRGRTGIGLRLTNDRSAQAWARKHHQLRAALTNLVEERIPPEPSA from the coding sequence ATGAGCGCGCCCGCCCCGTCGGAGGTCCTGTTCTACGAGCAGGGCGCCAGCTGGCTGTGGGTGCTGGCGGGCCCGCTGGCCGGGTTCGCGATGGCGATGATCCAGCTGTCGGCCGGCTACGGCATCCAGTGGGTGGTCCCCGGAATCTTCTTCGTGCTCGTCACGGTGTTCCTGGCGATCCAGGTCAAGGCGGCACGCATCCACACCTCGGTCGAGCTGACGGTCGACGAGCTGCGGCAGGGCACCGAGATCACCCGCACCGACGAGATCGTGCGGATCTACCCGGAAGCCACCGGCGCCGAGACACCCAAATGGCAGTACGCGCGGGCGCTCGGCGAGCTCACCGGGGTGCCGCGGGGGCGCACCGGCATCGGGCTGCGGCTGACCAACGACCGCAGCGCACAGGCCTGGGCGCGCAAGCACCACCAGCTGCGGGCCGCGCTGACCAACCTGGTCGAGGAACGCATTCCGCCGGAGCCCTCCGCGTGA
- a CDS encoding oxygenase MpaB family protein: protein MSELAQRPAPAEPAPDALPLGPQSLVWRWFGDNRMYLIGPRPAVLQNMLADLGQGVYDHSTFFADTAERLRRTIPPIFNTVYGSEDQNAGTQVRDFHHHVRGDLPGTDGKRYHALDPDTYFWAHATFVEQVLYFADTFVKRLTDSEKEQIYLESKTWYRRYGVSDRPMPATYAEFEQYWDHMMEQVLVAHPSAKYGVGYVTKGFPRPKAVHPLVWRLVAPVFNPLAAFLTTGGLPPRARHLLQLPWTDRQERRYQRFAAFWRSAPVNWLWDRLPMRVRYSGYAVKGYARS, encoded by the coding sequence ATGTCGGAGCTTGCTCAGCGACCCGCGCCCGCCGAACCCGCCCCCGACGCGCTGCCGCTCGGGCCCCAGTCGCTGGTCTGGCGCTGGTTCGGGGACAACCGGATGTATCTGATCGGACCCCGGCCCGCCGTGCTGCAGAACATGCTGGCCGATCTCGGCCAGGGGGTCTACGACCACTCGACGTTCTTCGCCGACACCGCCGAGCGGTTGCGGCGCACCATCCCGCCGATCTTCAACACCGTCTACGGCTCCGAGGACCAGAACGCCGGCACCCAGGTCCGCGACTTCCACCACCACGTCAGAGGTGATCTGCCCGGCACGGACGGCAAGCGCTACCACGCACTGGACCCGGACACCTACTTCTGGGCCCACGCCACCTTCGTCGAGCAGGTGCTGTATTTCGCCGACACGTTCGTCAAGCGGCTGACCGACTCCGAGAAGGAACAGATCTACCTGGAGTCGAAGACCTGGTACCGCCGCTACGGTGTCAGCGACCGCCCGATGCCGGCCACCTACGCCGAGTTCGAGCAGTACTGGGATCACATGATGGAGCAGGTCCTGGTGGCCCACCCCAGCGCGAAGTACGGCGTCGGTTACGTCACCAAGGGCTTCCCGAGGCCCAAGGCGGTGCATCCGCTGGTGTGGCGGCTGGTGGCGCCGGTGTTCAACCCGCTGGCCGCGTTCCTGACCACCGGCGGCCTGCCGCCGCGGGCGCGCCACTTGCTGCAGCTGCCGTGGACCGACCGCCAGGAGCGCCGCTACCAGCGGTTCGCCGCCTTCTGGCGGTCCGCTCCGGTCAACTGGCTCTGGGACCGGCTACCCATGCGGGTCCGCTACAGCGGATACGCGGTGAAGGGCTATGCCCGGTCCTGA
- a CDS encoding TetR/AcrR family transcriptional regulator, which yields MPGPDASTELILDAAVVEFERHGFRRVALDDVARRAGVSRTTIYRRFANKDELVGAVIERENVRLFADIAAELTRAATQSNYYVEAFTLSILKFRSHRVLHQMITDEPGVVLQLAGRYHRKAIERMADALRVIFPPGFAERIGAPAVDELADCILRYAAMVLLLPSAQPLETADDIRAFARQHFLPSLPAALRSVGV from the coding sequence ATGCCCGGTCCTGACGCGTCCACCGAACTGATCCTCGACGCCGCCGTCGTCGAGTTCGAACGGCACGGCTTCCGCCGGGTCGCCCTCGACGACGTCGCGCGCCGGGCAGGAGTCAGTCGCACCACGATCTACCGCCGGTTCGCCAACAAGGACGAACTGGTCGGCGCGGTCATCGAGCGGGAGAACGTCCGGCTCTTCGCCGACATCGCCGCTGAACTCACAAGAGCTGCAACACAATCCAACTACTACGTCGAGGCGTTCACGCTGTCGATCCTGAAGTTCCGCAGCCACCGGGTGCTGCACCAGATGATCACCGACGAGCCCGGCGTGGTTCTGCAGCTGGCGGGTCGCTACCACCGCAAGGCCATCGAGAGGATGGCCGACGCCCTGCGGGTCATCTTCCCTCCCGGGTTCGCCGAGCGCATCGGGGCCCCGGCAGTCGACGAACTCGCCGACTGCATCCTGCGCTACGCCGCGATGGTGTTGCTGCTGCCCAGCGCGCAGCCCCTCGAGACCGCCGACGACATCCGGGCATTCGCGCGGCAGCACTTTCTGCCCAGCCTGCCCGCCGCATTGCGCTCGGTCGGGGTGTGA